The following are from one region of the Actinomyces sp. oral taxon 897 genome:
- the tig gene encoding trigger factor gives MKSTVENLDPARIKLTVEVPYEELKPSLDAAYKEIGSQVQVPGFRRGHVPAPVIDQRVGRAAVIQEAVNKALPDFYRQAVTEAGRVPLMQPEVEITDLPNVTGPQGGQFVFNAEVTVRPLVDLPELENLSVSVSSVTVDETDVDDEVDTLRMRFGSLHPVVREVRLGDFVTLDLRAVIDDEEVDSASGVSYEVLGTDSMLKGMDAVLLDMQIDESATFTTHLAGGEHEGEEAEVTVTVTAVKERELPEVDEEFVQMASEFDTVDELREDLRRQVIERRNADQAIEARDALLEVLRQAVEVEAPAALVDEEVKHHLSAEGKDGDEEHAKEIREDVASTVRDQIILDVLAESLEVKVNQDELIDFLVQTAQQYGMEPMKFIEGAQKAGQIPAFVAEIARNKSLAMALRHVEVKDSDGQVLDLTEFIGSDELDAAAGAHQSTPAEAAPDQPAPDEANEFTVDAEFAESAESADSAESAESAQSAESAESADSAESAESAQSAESAESADSAASAASAE, from the coding sequence GTGAAGAGCACTGTCGAGAACCTTGACCCCGCGCGCATTAAGCTGACCGTGGAGGTCCCCTACGAGGAGCTCAAGCCGAGCCTCGACGCCGCCTACAAGGAGATCGGCTCCCAGGTCCAGGTCCCCGGCTTCCGCAGGGGTCACGTCCCCGCCCCGGTGATCGACCAGCGTGTCGGCCGCGCCGCGGTGATCCAGGAGGCCGTGAACAAGGCTCTTCCGGACTTCTACCGGCAGGCCGTCACCGAGGCCGGGCGTGTCCCCCTGATGCAGCCTGAGGTCGAGATCACCGACCTGCCCAATGTCACCGGACCCCAGGGCGGCCAGTTCGTCTTCAACGCCGAGGTCACCGTCCGTCCCCTTGTCGACCTCCCTGAGCTGGAGAACCTGTCGGTCTCCGTGTCCTCCGTCACGGTCGACGAGACGGACGTGGACGACGAGGTCGACACCCTGCGCATGCGCTTCGGGTCACTGCACCCCGTGGTGCGCGAGGTCCGCCTCGGGGACTTCGTCACCCTCGACCTCAGGGCCGTCATTGACGACGAGGAGGTCGACTCCGCCTCAGGGGTCTCCTACGAGGTGCTCGGTACGGACAGCATGCTCAAGGGCATGGACGCCGTCCTCCTGGACATGCAGATCGACGAGTCCGCCACCTTCACCACCCACCTGGCCGGGGGCGAGCACGAGGGGGAGGAGGCTGAGGTCACGGTCACTGTCACCGCCGTCAAGGAGCGCGAGCTGCCCGAGGTCGACGAGGAGTTCGTCCAGATGGCCTCCGAGTTCGACACCGTGGACGAGCTCCGTGAGGACCTGCGTCGCCAGGTCATTGAGCGGAGGAACGCCGACCAGGCCATCGAGGCCCGTGACGCCCTCCTGGAGGTGCTGCGCCAGGCCGTCGAGGTGGAGGCCCCTGCGGCCCTGGTCGACGAGGAGGTCAAGCACCACCTGTCCGCCGAGGGCAAGGACGGCGACGAGGAGCACGCCAAGGAGATCCGCGAGGACGTCGCCTCGACGGTGCGTGACCAGATTATCCTCGACGTCCTCGCTGAGAGCCTGGAGGTCAAGGTCAACCAGGACGAGCTCATCGACTTCCTGGTCCAGACCGCCCAGCAGTACGGCATGGAGCCCATGAAGTTCATTGAGGGCGCCCAGAAGGCCGGCCAGATCCCCGCCTTCGTCGCCGAGATCGCCCGCAACAAGTCCCTGGCCATGGCCCTGCGCCACGTCGAGGTCAAGGACTCCGACGGCCAGGTCCTGGACCTGACCGAGTTCATCGGCTCCGACGAGCTCGACGCCGCCGCTGGCGCCCACCAGTCCACGCCCGCCGAGGCCGCGCCGGACCAGCCCGCGCCCGACGAGGCCAATGAGTTCACCGTGGACGCCGAGTTCGCGGAGTCCGCCGAGTCGGCCGACAGCGCTGAGTCTGCCGAGTCGGCCCAGAGCGCTGAGTCTGCCGAGTCGGCCGACAGCGCTGAGTCTGCCGAGTCGGCCCAGAGTGCCGAGTCCGCTGAGTCGGCTGACAGCGCCGCTTCCGCCGCGAGCGCCGAGTGA
- a CDS encoding cupin domain-containing protein, translating to MSVTPVTESLFCLGLNEALPISEEATTSRVVVNNDVLRTVLFTFDAGQQLTEHASPRAVVVTLLEGEMDFSIGERTERMGAGDVIYLAPNDRHALTAVTACRMQLVMVNVDNDAVGAHQG from the coding sequence ATGTCTGTGACCCCTGTCACCGAGTCTCTCTTCTGCCTGGGCCTGAACGAGGCCCTACCTATTAGCGAGGAGGCCACGACCTCGCGCGTCGTGGTCAACAACGACGTGCTGCGCACCGTCCTCTTCACCTTCGACGCCGGGCAGCAGCTCACCGAGCACGCCTCTCCCCGGGCCGTCGTGGTCACCCTCCTGGAGGGCGAGATGGACTTCTCCATCGGCGAGCGCACCGAGCGCATGGGAGCTGGCGACGTCATCTACCTGGCGCCGAACGACCGCCACGCCCTGACCGCGGTCACCGCCTGCCGCATGCAGCTGGTCATGGTGAACGTGGACAACGACGCCGTCGGCGCCCACCAGGGCTGA
- a CDS encoding ABC transporter permease, which yields MHEPRSRTQRLRAVALWWAGIALAVLVWHLVARSQPAYVLPSPQATWAALLDLAGRGRLGDALVLTIGRGATGLGLSCLVGLPLGWAMGTWTWLRELLDSWVQVLLSVPPIVIVVVGMVWLGPTAEVVVLVVALVTLPLLTTTVRDAVAGVDADLLEMARVFARGRSWTVRRIILPAVAPPVLSALTVAVGQSVRVTVMSELLSTTTGLGAMVQRARTNLDTDDVFALSVVMAALTLVLELCVLGPLRRRLARPWR from the coding sequence ATGCACGAGCCGCGGTCCCGCACCCAGCGGCTGCGCGCCGTCGCCCTGTGGTGGGCGGGCATCGCCCTGGCGGTCCTCGTCTGGCACCTGGTGGCCCGCTCCCAGCCCGCCTACGTGCTGCCCAGCCCCCAGGCCACCTGGGCCGCGCTGCTCGACCTGGCTGGCCGGGGGCGCCTGGGTGACGCCCTGGTGCTGACCATAGGGCGCGGCGCCACCGGCCTGGGACTGTCGTGCCTGGTCGGACTGCCGCTGGGCTGGGCCATGGGCACCTGGACGTGGCTGCGTGAGCTGCTGGACTCCTGGGTGCAGGTGCTCCTGTCCGTGCCGCCGATCGTCATCGTGGTGGTCGGCATGGTCTGGCTCGGCCCCACCGCCGAGGTCGTGGTCCTGGTGGTGGCCCTGGTGACCCTGCCGCTGCTGACCACCACCGTGCGCGACGCCGTGGCCGGTGTGGACGCCGACCTGCTGGAGATGGCGCGGGTGTTCGCCAGGGGCCGGTCCTGGACGGTGCGCCGGATCATCCTGCCTGCCGTCGCCCCACCGGTACTCTCGGCCCTGACCGTGGCCGTGGGCCAGAGCGTGCGGGTCACCGTCATGTCCGAGCTGCTGAGCACCACCACGGGCCTGGGCGCCATGGTCCAGCGGGCGCGGACCAACCTGGACACCGACGACGTGTTCGCCCTGTCCGTGGTCATGGCGGCGCTCACGCTCGTCCTGGAGCTGTGCGTCCTGGGACCGCTGAGGCGTCGGCTGGCCCGTCCCTGGCGCTAG
- a CDS encoding ABC transporter substrate-binding protein, giving the protein MKRRSLLALAGLGLLTPGALAACSSDSPSGSGSADPSTEASGAKVLDVLRVHTPTTLAYAAPMTSFGTYGNLDAVVGQVKKDNWASADVLKSLLVNGETDLAATPSYVAANLFNKGVPLRLVAMQVWGMLYVIGPAGSSAQGLEALRGKTVGVPMPNNMPDLVFRYLLGQKGWNADTDLTITPYTEGQEALSALMAGEVEYAVLPEHAASASLAKAKQQGRALERTVNLQELWAEVTGGKARFPMAGLVMPQSLTDSHPELVGAVLNELEAAVADVNAMPDATVQAISEANNVPVPVVKEVIPRLQLEIVPAAAAQGDLEDFYTRLSTLSPDIIGGSLPAKDFYVADPR; this is encoded by the coding sequence ATGAAGCGCCGCTCCCTCCTGGCCCTGGCCGGGCTCGGCCTGCTGACCCCGGGGGCCCTGGCCGCCTGCTCGTCGGACTCCCCGTCCGGATCCGGCAGCGCGGACCCCTCCACCGAGGCCTCCGGGGCCAAGGTCCTCGACGTCCTGCGTGTGCACACCCCCACCACCCTGGCCTACGCCGCCCCCATGACCTCCTTCGGCACCTACGGCAACCTCGACGCCGTCGTCGGGCAGGTCAAGAAGGACAACTGGGCCAGTGCCGACGTGCTCAAGTCCCTGCTCGTCAACGGCGAGACGGACCTGGCGGCGACCCCCTCCTACGTGGCGGCCAACCTGTTCAACAAGGGCGTGCCGCTGCGCCTGGTCGCCATGCAGGTGTGGGGCATGCTCTACGTCATCGGCCCCGCCGGCTCCTCCGCCCAGGGCCTGGAGGCGCTGCGCGGCAAGACCGTAGGCGTGCCCATGCCCAATAACATGCCCGACCTGGTCTTCCGCTACCTGCTCGGGCAGAAGGGGTGGAACGCCGACACCGACCTGACCATCACGCCCTACACCGAGGGCCAGGAGGCGCTCAGCGCCCTGATGGCCGGGGAGGTCGAGTACGCCGTCCTGCCCGAGCACGCCGCCAGCGCCTCCCTGGCCAAGGCCAAGCAGCAGGGCAGGGCCCTGGAGCGCACGGTCAACCTCCAGGAGCTGTGGGCCGAGGTCACCGGCGGCAAGGCCCGCTTCCCCATGGCGGGCCTGGTCATGCCCCAGAGCCTGACCGACTCCCACCCCGAGCTCGTGGGCGCCGTCCTGAACGAGCTGGAGGCCGCCGTGGCCGACGTCAACGCCATGCCCGACGCCACGGTGCAGGCGATCTCGGAGGCCAACAACGTGCCGGTGCCGGTGGTCAAGGAGGTCATCCCCCGCCTCCAGCTGGAGATCGTCCCCGCCGCCGCGGCCCAGGGCGACCTGGAGGACTTCTACACCAGGCTGTCCACCCTCAGCCCCGACATTATCGGAGGGTCCCTGCCGGCGAAGGACTTCTACGTCGCCGACCCGCGCTAA
- a CDS encoding ABC transporter ATP-binding protein gives MSAPPPEAATDLVLDHVTMVRRGLTLVEDLSLTVRPGQTLAVTGPSGAGKTTLLRAVSGLSPTDAGSVRRPDGRLSQVFQEPRLLPWYSAHRNISLIVDGPAPDLAAVQWLERVGLASAGHLPPARLSGGMRQRVAIARALAASPTLLLVDEPFSALDRPLAASLRADLMALLADQDVVTVWVTHDPQEAEEVSHLHLHLDGPPGTWHLDT, from the coding sequence ATGAGCGCCCCGCCCCCGGAGGCCGCCACCGACCTGGTCCTGGACCACGTCACCATGGTGCGCCGCGGCCTGACCCTGGTGGAGGACCTGTCGCTCACGGTCCGTCCCGGCCAGACCCTGGCCGTCACCGGCCCCTCCGGCGCGGGCAAGACCACGCTCCTGCGCGCCGTCTCCGGCCTGTCACCCACCGACGCCGGCAGCGTCAGGCGCCCCGACGGCCGCCTGTCCCAGGTGTTCCAGGAGCCCCGGCTGCTGCCCTGGTACTCCGCGCACCGCAATATCTCCCTCATTGTGGACGGCCCCGCCCCGGACCTGGCGGCCGTGCAGTGGCTGGAGCGGGTGGGCCTGGCCTCGGCGGGCCACCTGCCCCCGGCGCGCCTGTCCGGCGGCATGCGTCAGAGGGTGGCCATTGCCCGGGCACTGGCCGCCTCACCCACCCTGCTGCTGGTGGACGAGCCCTTCTCCGCCCTGGACCGGCCCCTGGCCGCCTCCCTGCGGGCCGACCTCATGGCGCTCCTGGCCGACCAGGACGTGGTGACCGTGTGGGTCACGCACGACCCGCAGGAGGCCGAGGAGGTCTCCCACCTCCACCTGCACCTGGACGGCCCGCCCGGCACCTGGCACCTGGACACCTGA
- a CDS encoding class I SAM-dependent methyltransferase, with product MQGHWLLARLGKRVLRPGGIDLTRRMLAAAKLEPGERVVELGPGVGRTAELLLARHPSSYHGVDPNPEGRDQVAAILDKHPGAEYVVADAAATGLPDASADLVVGEAMLTIQSDEHKREIVAEAVRLLAPGGRYAIHELALRGDRSPAELEAARKELSRTIRVGARPLPLEAWKDLLTDAGLVVEWTGTAPMHLLEPGRLVQDEGLLGAARFWRNVRRTPGARDRVRAMRQAFQLQGELLSAVGMVARRPRA from the coding sequence ATGCAGGGCCACTGGCTCCTGGCCCGCCTGGGCAAACGGGTCCTGCGCCCCGGCGGCATCGACCTGACCCGCCGCATGCTCGCCGCGGCCAAGCTGGAACCCGGGGAGCGCGTGGTCGAGCTCGGCCCGGGTGTGGGCCGCACCGCCGAGCTGCTGCTGGCCCGCCACCCCTCCTCCTACCACGGCGTGGACCCCAATCCTGAGGGTCGCGACCAGGTCGCCGCGATCCTCGACAAGCATCCCGGGGCCGAGTACGTGGTGGCCGACGCCGCCGCCACGGGCCTGCCCGACGCCAGCGCCGACCTGGTGGTGGGCGAGGCCATGCTCACCATCCAGTCCGACGAGCACAAGCGTGAGATAGTCGCCGAGGCCGTGCGCCTCCTGGCGCCGGGGGGCCGCTACGCTATCCACGAGCTGGCACTGCGCGGGGACCGCTCCCCCGCCGAGCTCGAGGCGGCCCGCAAGGAGCTCTCCCGCACCATTAGGGTCGGCGCCCGCCCGCTGCCGCTGGAGGCCTGGAAGGACCTGCTCACCGACGCCGGGCTGGTCGTGGAGTGGACCGGCACCGCCCCCATGCACCTGCTGGAGCCGGGCCGCCTCGTCCAGGACGAGGGCCTGCTGGGTGCCGCCCGCTTCTGGCGCAATGTGCGTCGCACCCCCGGGGCCCGTGACCGGGTACGGGCCATGCGCCAGGCCTTCCAGCTGCAGGGCGAGCTGCTCAGCGCCGTGGGCATGGTGGCCCGGAGGCCCCGGGCATGA
- a CDS encoding ClpP family protease: MSEHSAAGSTPAAAEGPGNGLALTDSIYNRLLKERIIWLGSEVRDDNANAICAQMLLLAAEDPERDIYLYINSPGGSVTAGMAIYDTMQYVQPDVVTVATGLAASMGQFLLSAGARGKRYITPHARVLMHQPSGGAGGSATDIRINADLIIAMKHELAQITAADTGHTVEEILADSDRDHWFSATEALEYGFVDHIVSSSREIGQQAQSNGEN; this comes from the coding sequence GTGAGCGAGCACTCTGCGGCCGGGAGCACCCCGGCGGCGGCCGAGGGACCCGGCAACGGCCTGGCCCTGACCGACTCCATCTACAACCGCCTCCTGAAGGAGCGCATCATCTGGCTCGGCTCCGAGGTGCGTGACGACAACGCCAACGCCATCTGCGCCCAGATGCTGCTCCTGGCCGCCGAGGACCCCGAGCGGGACATCTACCTCTACATCAACAGCCCCGGCGGCTCGGTGACCGCTGGCATGGCCATCTACGACACCATGCAGTACGTCCAGCCCGACGTCGTCACCGTGGCCACGGGGCTGGCCGCCTCCATGGGGCAGTTCCTGCTGAGCGCCGGGGCCCGGGGCAAGCGCTACATCACCCCCCACGCCCGCGTCCTCATGCACCAGCCCTCCGGCGGGGCGGGCGGCAGCGCCACCGACATCCGCATTAACGCCGACCTCATTATCGCCATGAAGCACGAGCTGGCCCAGATCACGGCGGCCGACACCGGGCACACCGTGGAGGAGATCCTGGCCGACTCCGACCGCGACCACTGGTTCAGCGCCACCGAGGCCCTGGAGTACGGCTTCGTGGACCACATTGTGAGCTCCAGCCGCGAGATCGGCCAGCAGGCCCAGAGCAACGGGGAGAACTGA
- a CDS encoding ATP-dependent Clp protease proteolytic subunit has translation MSTRPYFDAVTRQTGAAGAAGALPVSRYVLPQFEERTAYGFKRQDPYAKLFEDRIVFMGVQVDDASADDIMAQLLVLESQDPDGLITMYINSPGGSFTALTAIYDTMQYIKPQVQTVCLGQAASAAAVLLAAGSPGKRLALPNARVLIHQPAMEGMHGQASDIEIVADEIDRMRAWLEDTLAAHTGQDRDKVHKDLERDKILTAQAAQEYGIVDQVLASRKALPSPHAS, from the coding sequence ATGAGCACCCGCCCCTACTTCGACGCCGTCACCCGGCAGACGGGCGCCGCCGGCGCCGCCGGCGCCCTGCCCGTCTCACGCTACGTGCTGCCCCAGTTCGAGGAGCGCACCGCCTACGGCTTCAAGCGCCAGGACCCCTACGCCAAGCTCTTCGAGGACCGCATCGTCTTCATGGGCGTCCAGGTCGACGACGCCAGTGCCGACGACATTATGGCCCAGCTCCTGGTCCTGGAGTCCCAGGACCCCGACGGGCTGATCACCATGTACATCAACAGCCCCGGCGGCTCCTTCACGGCACTGACGGCCATCTACGACACCATGCAGTACATTAAGCCGCAGGTGCAGACCGTGTGCCTGGGGCAGGCCGCCTCCGCCGCCGCGGTGCTGCTGGCCGCCGGCAGCCCCGGTAAGCGCCTGGCCCTGCCCAACGCCCGGGTCCTCATCCACCAGCCCGCCATGGAGGGCATGCACGGCCAGGCCAGCGACATCGAGATCGTCGCCGACGAGATCGACCGCATGCGTGCCTGGCTGGAGGACACCCTGGCCGCCCACACCGGCCAGGACCGCGACAAGGTCCACAAGGACCTGGAGCGCGACAAGATCCTCACCGCCCAGGCGGCCCAGGAGTACGGGATCGTGGACCAGGTGCTCGCCTCGCGCAAGGCCCTGCCCTCACCCCACGCCTCCTGA
- the clpX gene encoding ATP-dependent Clp protease ATP-binding subunit ClpX codes for MPRNAESVDLLKCSFCGKSQKQVRKLIAGPGVYICDECIELCNEIVDEELSENGAGVPLELPKPREIFDFLEEYVIGQEAAKRAMSVAVYNHYKRVQVRERAVGEGEGLELGKSNILLLGPTGTGKTHLARTLAKMLDVPFCIVDATALTEAGYVGEDVENILVKLIQAADGDIKRAEKGIIYIDEIDKIGRKAESASITRDVSGEGVQQALLKIIEGTTASVPPTGGRKHPNQEFQEIDTTNILFIAAGAFAGIEEIVRQRQRKEAGAQLMGFGATLASDSAKDVFTEPVRPEDLHKFGMIPEFIGRLPVIATVQDLGVPELVRVMTEPKNALVSQYQYLFSLDGVELTFTDEAIQAVARLALERKTGARGLTSIVEEILGQAMFEVPSMPEVGRVVVDVDAVRGGGAPRYEAGPGVLAATSKRARRSA; via the coding sequence GTGCCACGCAATGCTGAGAGCGTCGACCTACTCAAGTGCTCCTTCTGCGGCAAGAGTCAGAAGCAGGTGCGCAAGCTGATTGCGGGCCCCGGCGTCTACATCTGCGACGAGTGCATCGAGCTGTGCAACGAGATCGTGGACGAGGAGCTGAGCGAGAACGGTGCCGGCGTCCCCCTGGAGCTGCCCAAGCCGCGGGAGATCTTCGACTTCCTGGAGGAGTACGTCATCGGCCAGGAGGCCGCCAAACGGGCCATGAGCGTGGCCGTCTACAACCACTACAAGCGGGTCCAGGTCCGCGAGCGCGCCGTGGGGGAGGGGGAGGGCCTGGAGCTGGGCAAGTCCAACATCCTCCTCCTGGGCCCCACCGGCACCGGCAAGACCCACCTGGCCCGCACCCTGGCCAAGATGCTCGACGTGCCCTTCTGCATCGTGGACGCCACCGCCCTGACCGAGGCCGGCTACGTGGGCGAGGACGTGGAGAACATCCTGGTCAAGCTCATCCAGGCCGCTGACGGGGACATTAAGCGGGCCGAGAAGGGGATTATCTACATCGACGAGATCGACAAGATCGGCCGCAAGGCGGAGTCGGCCTCCATCACCCGCGACGTCTCCGGTGAGGGGGTGCAGCAGGCCCTCCTGAAGATCATCGAGGGCACGACGGCCTCGGTGCCCCCCACGGGCGGGCGCAAGCACCCCAACCAGGAGTTCCAGGAGATCGACACCACCAACATCCTCTTTATCGCGGCCGGGGCCTTCGCCGGGATCGAGGAGATCGTGCGCCAGCGCCAGCGCAAGGAGGCCGGCGCCCAGCTCATGGGGTTCGGTGCCACCCTGGCCTCGGACTCCGCCAAGGACGTCTTCACCGAGCCGGTACGTCCCGAGGACCTGCACAAGTTCGGCATGATCCCGGAGTTCATCGGCCGTCTGCCCGTCATCGCCACCGTCCAGGACCTGGGCGTGCCCGAGCTGGTGCGGGTGATGACCGAGCCCAAGAACGCGCTCGTCAGCCAATACCAGTACCTGTTCAGCCTCGACGGGGTGGAGCTGACCTTCACCGACGAGGCCATCCAGGCGGTGGCCCGTCTGGCCCTGGAGCGCAAGACCGGGGCCAGGGGACTGACCTCCATCGTGGAGGAGATCCTGGGGCAGGCCATGTTCGAGGTCCCCTCCATGCCGGAGGTGGGGCGCGTGGTCGTGGACGTCGACGCCGTCCGGGGCGGGGGGGCTCCCCGCTACGAGGCCGGACCGGGGGTCCTGGCCGCCACCTCCAAGCGGGCGCGACGGAGCGCCTGA
- a CDS encoding chorismate mutase → MVGTAEQVERGVPGVPPELARYRATIDNLDAALVHLLAERFRCTQMVGHLKAELDLPPSDPERERRQVARLRALAAGSGLDPVFAEKFFAFIVAEVIRHHEAIRDGQDH, encoded by the coding sequence CTGGTCGGCACCGCCGAGCAGGTGGAGCGGGGGGTGCCGGGGGTACCCCCTGAGCTGGCCCGCTACCGGGCCACCATTGACAACCTCGACGCCGCCCTGGTCCACCTCCTGGCCGAGCGCTTCCGCTGCACCCAGATGGTGGGGCACCTCAAGGCCGAGCTGGACCTGCCGCCCTCGGATCCGGAGCGGGAGCGGCGCCAGGTGGCGCGGCTGCGGGCCCTGGCCGCGGGCTCCGGGCTGGATCCGGTCTTTGCGGAGAAGTTCTTCGCCTTTATAGTCGCCGAGGTCATCCGCCACCACGAGGCGATCAGGGACGGGCAGGACCACTAG
- a CDS encoding AMP-dependent synthetase/ligase gives MTSIPSDPTPTGPGPVYSTPLLVPVHQGMTAPWALAERERRNPQGPLVCHKAALGRTWRTMSASSFRAQVREVAAGLVACGLRPGDRLSIMSHTSYEWTLLDFAAWEAGLVVVPVYETSSAEQAEWILTDAGVSLIAVEDESMERMVEALRRTSPALTDLQILNVAREGVTELIAAGKSVDHAELDARTGALTSSDLATIVYTSGTTGRPKGVELTHGNLVHLSVNTVVHLPEILGHEAVRLLLFLPLAHVLGRFVQIAIVCSPYGVMGHAPDIKNLVSDLETFRPSFILAVPRVFEKIYNAADARTSGLRQKIFRTAAKTAIAYSRALDTPQGPSRTLRVQHRLFDRPVFSALRRILGGKVTHVVSGGGPLGERLGHFYRGAGVTVLEGYGLTETAAPATVAQPATMVIGTVGGPMPGTQVRLAEDGEILIRGIGLFTRYHNNPAATAESLVELPAEPADHAPSGAASAQEGDGAPATERWFRSGDIGTFDRHGFLRITGRKKEIIVTAGGKNVAPAVLEDRLRGHPLVSQVLVVGDNRPCIGALITLDAEMLPLWLANHGLEDMDVVAAAADPRVRAALERAVARANEAVSRAESIRTFTILPTDFTVANGLLTPSLKVRRAQAQERYAAQIEELYALPPR, from the coding sequence ATGACCTCCATCCCCAGTGACCCCACGCCCACCGGCCCCGGCCCCGTGTACTCCACCCCGCTGCTGGTACCGGTCCACCAGGGGATGACCGCGCCCTGGGCCCTGGCAGAACGTGAGCGCCGCAACCCGCAGGGCCCCCTGGTGTGCCACAAGGCCGCGCTGGGGCGCACCTGGAGGACCATGAGCGCCTCCAGCTTCCGCGCCCAGGTGCGTGAGGTGGCCGCCGGGCTGGTGGCCTGCGGCCTGCGGCCGGGGGACCGGCTGTCCATTATGAGCCACACGAGCTACGAGTGGACCCTCCTGGACTTCGCGGCCTGGGAGGCGGGCCTGGTCGTCGTCCCCGTCTACGAGACCTCCTCGGCCGAGCAGGCCGAGTGGATCCTCACCGACGCCGGGGTCAGCCTCATCGCCGTGGAGGATGAGTCCATGGAGCGCATGGTCGAAGCCCTGCGTCGTACCAGCCCCGCCCTGACCGACCTGCAGATCCTCAATGTCGCCCGCGAGGGCGTCACCGAGCTCATCGCGGCCGGCAAGAGCGTGGACCACGCCGAGCTCGACGCCCGCACGGGGGCGCTGACCAGCTCGGACCTGGCCACCATTGTCTACACCTCCGGGACCACCGGACGCCCCAAGGGCGTCGAGCTCACCCACGGCAACCTAGTGCACCTGAGCGTCAACACGGTCGTCCACCTGCCCGAGATCCTGGGCCACGAGGCGGTGCGCCTCCTGCTCTTCCTGCCCCTGGCGCACGTGCTGGGCCGGTTCGTCCAGATCGCGATCGTCTGCTCGCCCTACGGCGTCATGGGGCACGCACCCGACATCAAGAACCTGGTCTCGGACCTGGAGACCTTCCGGCCCAGCTTCATCCTGGCGGTGCCCCGCGTCTTCGAGAAGATCTACAACGCGGCCGACGCCCGCACCTCCGGGCTCCGGCAGAAGATCTTCCGCACGGCCGCCAAGACCGCGATCGCCTACTCCCGGGCCCTGGACACCCCCCAGGGCCCCAGCCGGACCCTGCGCGTCCAGCACCGGCTGTTCGACCGCCCGGTCTTCTCCGCCCTGCGCCGCATCCTGGGAGGCAAGGTCACCCACGTCGTCAGCGGCGGCGGGCCCCTGGGCGAGCGCCTGGGCCACTTCTACCGCGGCGCGGGCGTCACCGTCCTGGAGGGATACGGCCTGACCGAGACGGCGGCCCCCGCCACCGTGGCCCAGCCCGCCACCATGGTCATTGGCACCGTGGGCGGGCCCATGCCCGGCACCCAGGTGCGCCTGGCCGAGGACGGGGAGATCCTCATCCGGGGCATTGGCCTGTTCACGCGCTACCACAACAACCCCGCCGCCACCGCCGAGTCCCTCGTGGAGCTGCCCGCCGAGCCCGCTGACCACGCACCGTCCGGCGCCGCGAGCGCCCAGGAGGGCGACGGGGCCCCGGCCACCGAGCGCTGGTTCCGCAGCGGGGACATCGGCACCTTTGACAGGCACGGCTTTCTGCGCATTACCGGCCGCAAGAAGGAGATTATTGTCACTGCCGGGGGCAAGAACGTGGCCCCGGCGGTCCTGGAGGACCGCCTGCGCGGCCACCCCCTGGTCAGCCAGGTCCTCGTGGTGGGTGACAACCGCCCCTGCATCGGGGCCCTGATCACGCTGGACGCCGAGATGCTGCCCCTGTGGCTGGCCAACCACGGCCTGGAGGACATGGACGTGGTGGCCGCCGCGGCCGACCCCCGGGTACGCGCCGCCCTGGAGCGGGCGGTGGCCCGGGCCAACGAGGCGGTCTCGCGGGCGGAGTCAATCCGCACCTTCACCATCCTGCCCACGGACTTCACCGTGGCCAACGGCCTGCTGACCCCCTCCCTGAAGGTGCGCCGGGCCCAGGCCCAGGAGCGCTACGCCGCGCAGATCGAGGAGCTCTACGCCCTGCCACCGCGCTGA